The Benincasa hispida cultivar B227 chromosome 9, ASM972705v1, whole genome shotgun sequence genome has a segment encoding these proteins:
- the LOC120084912 gene encoding uncharacterized protein LOC120084912, with amino-acid sequence MAPTELKELKVQLQELLDKGFICPNVSLWGAPMLFVKKKDMSLRLYIDYRELNNGEEFHDTFVIVFIDDILVYSKTEAEHEEHLRKVLETLRVQKLYAKFSKCKFWLKQVSFLRHVVSKEGVFVDPTKIKAVTSWSRPTTVGEACEDSFQDLKQRLVTAPVLTISDGTCGFVIYSDASKRRLGVRVDAARHYLYGKKIQIFTDHKSLKYFFTQKELNMRQRRWLEVMKDYDCEIMYHPGKENVVADALSGKVAHLAALITIQTRLCKDLERAEIAVVVGEVKAPKQKLAGLLQPLSVREWKWENVSMDFIMVSIVSDRDPRFTSSFWKSLQAALGTRFNFSTAFHPQTDGQTERLNQILKDMLRACALEFVGSWDFHLHLIEFAYNNSYQVTIGPELVQITNEEIQKIRARMLTAQSRQKRYADIRRKDLEPFEILERVGPVAYRLTLPPSLSAVHNVFHVSMLRKYIEDSSHIVDYEPFHLNENLSYEEEPIRILTKEVKILHNKEIALIKVR; translated from the exons ATGGCCCCAACAGAATTGAAGGAACTTAAGGTTCAATTGCAAGAGTTGTTGGATAAGGGTTTCATATGCCCTAATGTGTCCCTTTGGGGTGCGCCGATgttgtttgtgaaaaagaaagatatgTCATTACGTCTCTACATTGACTACAGGGAATTAAACAAT GGTGAGGAATTTCATGACACCTTTGTCATAGTCTTCATAGATGACATTTTGGTGTATTCCAAGACAGAGGCGGAACACGAGGAACATTTACGAAAGGTTCTAGAGACCTTGAGGGTGCAAAAgttatatgctaagttttcCAAGTGCAAGTTCTGGTTAAAGCAGGTGTCCTTTCTAAGGCATGTGGTGTCCAAGGAAGGTGTATTTGTTGACCCCACAAAGATCAAGGCAGTCACGAGTTGGTCTCGTCCTACCACAGTCGGAGAG GCTTGTGAGGATAGTTTCCAAGATCTCAAGCAAAGATTGGTTACTGCCCCAGTTCTCACCATATCGGATGGAACATGTGGTTTCGTTATCTACAGTGACGCTTCCAAGAGAAGGTTGGGGGTGCGTGTTGATGCAGCAAG ACACTACTTGTATGGCAAGAAGATACAGATTTTCACCGACCACAAGAGtttaaaatacttcttcactcagaaggagttaaacatgaggcagCGTAGGTGGTTGGAGGTAATGAAGGACTATGATTGTGAGATTATGTACCACCCAGGAAAGGAAAATGTAGTGGCAGATGCTCTAAGTGGGAAGGTAGCCCATTTAGCAGCCCTTATCACTATACAGACTCGATTATGTAAAGACCTTGAGCGGGCCGAGATAGCAGTGGTGGTAGGGGAG GTAAAGGCCCCAAAACAAAAGCTAGCAGGCTTGTTGCAACCTTTGAGCGTACGGGAAtggaagtgggagaatgtctcgATGGACTTCATTATGG TGTCCATCGTGTCTGATAGGGACCCTCGATTTACCTCCAGCTTTTGGAAGAGCCTTCAGGCAGCATTGGGTACTCGTTTCAATTTCAGTACGGCTTTTCACCCACAAACTGACGGTCAAACTGAGCGTTtaaaccagatactgaaggatatGTTACGTGCTTGTGCGCTAGAGTTTGTAGGGAGTTGGGACTTTCACCTGCATTTGATAGAGTTTgcctataataatagttatcaggtAACCATTG GACCTGAGTTAGTACAAATCACGAACGAGGAAATACAGAAGATTAGGGCCCGAATGTTGACAGCTCAAAGTAGGCAGAAGCGTTACGCTGATATTAGGCGTAAGGATCTGGA GCCATTTGAGATCCTAGAACGGGTTGGCCCTGTAGCCTACCGGCTGACCTTGCCTCCATCCCTTTCTGCAGTTCacaatgtttttcatgtttccatgttgagGAAGTACATAGAAGACTCATCTCATATTGTGGATTATGAGCCATTTCATTTAAATGAGAACCTGAGCTACGAAGAGGAGCCCATTCGAATCCTGACCAAGGAAGTGAAAATTTTGCACAACAAGGAGATAGCTTTGATAAAGGTTCGTTAG